The genomic interval GGGGACGATCCCCTGCTGATCTTCTTCACCTCCGGCACCACGGGCATGCCCAAGATGGTGGTCCACACCCACCGCTATCCCCTGGGCCACTTCGTGACCGGCGTGTATTGGCACGACCTGCGCGAGACCGACCTGCACCTGACCCTGGCCGACACGGGCTGGGGCAAGGCCGTGTGGGGCAAGTTCTACGGCCAGTGGATGGCCGGGGCGGCCGTGTTCACCTGGGATTTCCGGGGCAAGTTCGAGCCAGCGCGGTTGCTCGAACTCCTGGCCGAGCACGAGGTGACCTCGTTTTGCGCGCCGCCCACGGTCTACCGCTTCCTGGTGCGCCAGGACCTCTCGCGCTATGACCTCTCGGCGCTTCGCCACTGCACCACGGCAGGCGAGCTGCTCAACGATTCCGTGTTCCACGCCTGGAAAGAGGCCACGGGCCTGCCCATCTTCGAGGGCTACGGCCAGACCGAGACCGTCTTGCAGATCGCCACCTTCCCCTTCATGACCCCGCGTCCGGGCTCCATCGGCAAGCCCGCGCCCGGCTGGGACATTGTGCTCCTGGACGAGACGGGCCGCCCCTGCCCGCCGGGCGAGGAAGGCGATATCTGCGTGCGCATCGACACGAAACGGCCCATCGGGCTCTTCACCGGCTACCTGGACGAGCCGGACAAGACCCGCAACGCCATGGACCACGCCTTCTACCGCACCGGCGACAAGGCGTGGATGGACGAGGAGGGCTATTACTGGTTCATGGGCCGTAACGACGACCTCATCAAGTCCTCGGGCTATCGCATTGGCCCCTTCGAGGTGGAATCGGCGCTGGTCAGCCATCCGGCCGTGGTCGAGGCGGCCGTGACCGGCGTGCCCGACTCCGAGCGCGGCCAGGCGGTCAAGGCCACGGTGGTCCTGGCCGCGGGCTTCGCGCCCTCCGACGAGCTGACGCGCGAGCTTCAGGCGCACGTCAAGACCGTCACCGCGCCCTACAAGTATCCGCGCGTCATCGAATACGTGGCCGAGCTGCCCAAGACCATCTCCGGCAAGATCAAGCGCGGCGAGATCCGGGAGCGCGACGCCGGAAGCTAGCGCACCGGCCGCCGTTTCCCCAGGTTGCAGGCGATTTCGAAAAACGCTATGCAACACGGCTTCACTCTTGGTACGGAGCATGCCATGAAACCTGATTTCGCCAAATGCGGGGGGCTTGTCCCCGCCATCGTGCAAAATGTCGAGGACGGCGAGGTGCTGATGCTCGCCTACATGAACGAGGAAGCCTGGGACAAGACCCTGGAGACGGGCGAGGCCCATTTCTACAGCCGCAGCCGCAACAAGCTGTGGCACAAGGGCGGAACCAGCGGCCACGTGCAGAAGGTGGAGAACATCCGCCTGGACTGCGACGCCGACACCGTGCTGCTCATCGTGGAGCAGGTGGGCGGCGCGGCCTGCCACGAGGGCTACACCTCGTGCTTCTATCGTGAAATCACCGGCTCGGGCGAGCCCGAGATCGTCTGCGAAAAAGTCTTCGACCCCAAGGAGGTCTACAAATAATGTCCACCGATCAGCTCAAGCTCGGCATTCCCAAGGGCTCCCTGCAGGACGCCACCATCAAGCTCTTCGCCAAGGCCGGATGGAAGATCAACCCGAGCCACCGCAACTATTTCCCCGAGATCAACGACCCGTCCATCTCCTGCGCCATGTGCCGCGCCCAGGAGATGTCGCGCTACGTGGCCGACGGCACCCTGGACGTGGGCCTGACCGGCAAGGACTGGATCATGGAGAACGACTCCGACGTGGTCGTGGTCTCCGACCTGGTCTACTCCAAGGTCTCCAACCGCCCGGCGCGCTGGGTGCTGGCCGTGGCCGGCGACTCGCCCTACAAGAAGCCCGAGGACCTGGCCGGCAAGAAGATCGCCACCGAACTCGTGGGCTACACCAAGCGCTGGTTCGCCGAGCGCGGCGTGCCCGTGGAAGTCGAGTACTCCTGGGGCGCCACCGAGGCCAAGGTGGTGCAGGGGCTTTGCGACGCCATCGTCGAGGTTACCGAGACCGGCACGACCATCAAGGCGCACGGCCTGCGCATCATCGAGGACGTGCTGATCACCAACACCCGCCTCATCGCCAACAAAAAGGCCTTCGAGAACCCGGTCAAGCGCAAGAAAATCGAGCAGATCAACATGCTGCTCACCGGCGCGCTGGAGGCCGAAAAGCTCGTGGGCCTGAAGATGAACGTGCCCGAGGACAAGGTGGAGGCCGTGATGAGCATTCTGCCCTCCATCACCGCGCCCACCGTGGCCCATCTCTACAAG from Alkalidesulfovibrio alkalitolerans DSM 16529 carries:
- a CDS encoding AMP-binding protein, yielding MTARYSFASHEEFLAEFSLEIPENYNFAFDFLDAMARIEPEKIAMVHVDDQGARREYDFGYFAAQSARLANALAARGLARGDRVMLVLHRRVEFWVSMLALHRLGAVAVPSPALLTAKDIQFRVNHAAIKACIVDQGAAARVNEARAACPTLALCVCAADGQAAAPLGWLDYHALAAAAPETFPVPADKPGGDDPLLIFFTSGTTGMPKMVVHTHRYPLGHFVTGVYWHDLRETDLHLTLADTGWGKAVWGKFYGQWMAGAAVFTWDFRGKFEPARLLELLAEHEVTSFCAPPTVYRFLVRQDLSRYDLSALRHCTTAGELLNDSVFHAWKEATGLPIFEGYGQTETVLQIATFPFMTPRPGSIGKPAPGWDIVLLDETGRPCPPGEEGDICVRIDTKRPIGLFTGYLDEPDKTRNAMDHAFYRTGDKAWMDEEGYYWFMGRNDDLIKSSGYRIGPFEVESALVSHPAVVEAAVTGVPDSERGQAVKATVVLAAGFAPSDELTRELQAHVKTVTAPYKYPRVIEYVAELPKTISGKIKRGEIRERDAGS
- the hisI gene encoding phosphoribosyl-AMP cyclohydrolase, giving the protein MKPDFAKCGGLVPAIVQNVEDGEVLMLAYMNEEAWDKTLETGEAHFYSRSRNKLWHKGGTSGHVQKVENIRLDCDADTVLLIVEQVGGAACHEGYTSCFYREITGSGEPEIVCEKVFDPKEVYK
- the hisG gene encoding ATP phosphoribosyltransferase is translated as MSTDQLKLGIPKGSLQDATIKLFAKAGWKINPSHRNYFPEINDPSISCAMCRAQEMSRYVADGTLDVGLTGKDWIMENDSDVVVVSDLVYSKVSNRPARWVLAVAGDSPYKKPEDLAGKKIATELVGYTKRWFAERGVPVEVEYSWGATEAKVVQGLCDAIVEVTETGTTIKAHGLRIIEDVLITNTRLIANKKAFENPVKRKKIEQINMLLTGALEAEKLVGLKMNVPEDKVEAVMSILPSITAPTVAHLYKSPWLSVEIVVAESTVRDLIPNLVEAGAKGIIEYGLNKVI